From Candidatus Liberimonas magnetica:
CAGGCAAAAAATGCGAAGGAAGTCCCTTCCACAATGGTTTATGTTACGGTTTCTATGTCCGTTCTGTGCATTTCTTTGGGGATTTTTGCCGTTCCGGTCTTAAAGCTTCTTAGCGAGATCTCAGGATATATAACAGGCGCAAATACGGCAGGTTTAAGTTTTTCGCTCAACAACTTTATAATAACACCCCAAAACAACAGCGGTATATTCCTGTCCGGCCCGCTTATGGCGGCTGTGCTGGCCTTGGTCATCATGACTGCGGGTTTTTCGGCATACCTGATACTTGGCAAAAGAAAAGTAACGGCCGCAAGCACCTGGGGCTGCGGGTATTACAACCTTGATTCAAGAACTGAGTATACAGCCACTGCATTTTCAAAACCGTTCCGGATAGCTTTGAATTTCTTCTACAGGCCGTACAGAAAAACAGAAGAAGTAAAAGATTCTTATTACCATATCAAATCCCGCAAATACGAAACTTCGATCACTCCGGTATTTAAAAATTATATATATAAATCCATATTAAAGAGGGTTTTCGGAACTGCAAACCTTTTAAGAAGGCTCCAGTCCGGAAGCATTCATTTTTACCTGGCGTATATTTTCATTGCCCTTGTTCTGTTGCTGGTTTTTATAAACAAATTCTAGTATAGGAATTTGAAAATCCTATATATGTAATCACTATAATCTCTGTATAAAATCTGTGTAATCAAGAAGTTAATTATGATCAAAATAACTCTTATTCTATTTCAGGTACTGTTGTTAATCACGGTTTCTCCTCTCTTGAGCGGGGTTATAAGAAAAATTAAAAATACCCTGCGCATGAGGCAAGGCGCAGGTATCTTTCAGCCGTATTTTAATTTTTTCAAGCTTCTTTCAAAGGAAGAAGTGGTCTCAGAAAATACGTCATTTATCTTTACCTGCACTCCTTTCATAGTCTTCGGTTCGGTTACGACCGCATTGTTCATTATCCCTACGATAGCTTCTAATATTTCATTTAATATTATGGGCGACGTGCTTGCAGTTATATTCTTACTGGCTTTGGGCAGGTTTTTTATTGCACTTGCAGCCATAGATGCAGGCAGTGCATTCGGAGGCATGGGGTCTTCAAGGGAAATGTTCATAGCCAGTTTTACAGAACCCGTAGCCCTTCTTGCACTTTTTACCGTGTCTGTGACAAACGGTTCTACGGGCATGGACGCAATAAGCGCAAGCCACCCGGTCCATCTGTCAACGGTTATCGCGGGTGCTGCCCTTTTTATAGTAATGATCGCCGAAACTTCAAGGCTGCCGGTCGACAACCAGGAAACCCATCTGGAACTCACCATGGTCCATGAAGCCATGGTTCTGGAATATTCAGGGAGGTCCCTTGCCCTGATAGAACTGGCAAGCCACGTAAAACAGATCATTTTTTATGCCCTTATCGCCAATATCCTTATACCTCCCGGAGCGATAGCCGGCCTTGGCCTGTTTGAAGTATTAACGAGAACAACTGTGTTCGCCTTAAAAATATTTTGTATCGGCGCAATAGCAGGTATAGTTGAAGTTTCAACTGCGAAAATGCGCCTTTTCAGAGTGATTGATTTTCTTGCTTTCGGGTTTGTCCTGTCTTTTATTTCTATGATCGCGGCAGTTGCGGGGTTTTAAATGAACCCCGCCCTTCCTTTTAACATAAGGAAGAGCGGGCTTTAAGTTACATAAAATATGTAGGAGGAAGGGCTGGGTGAATTTATTTTTAGCATTGATCATTATTTCAACTTATACGATGGTCATTTCAAAGCGCATAAGCGCCCTTATCAACGGTTTTATGTTCCAATCTTTTTTCCTTTTTTTGTTGACTCTTTTTATAGCCGCAGGGACAAACAGCGGCGAGCTTTATTTTGTTGCCGCGCTAATTTTACTGCTTAAGGTTTCGTTAATACCGTATTTTCTGTCCTGGATAGTCAAGAAATTAAAGATCGAAGAGAACGCCGGGCTTTTTATAAACCCCCTGCTGTCACTTATCGCCGCATTGTCGTTGTCATACCTGGCATATATGTTTGCGACAGGGCTGATGGGCATGTATAACAAACCGGCTATGATCTCGTTTACAATATCTTTGTCTGTCATATTAATAGGCCTGTTCATCATGGTTTTCAGGATGAAGGCCATTACCCAGGTCCTAGGCCTTCTTGTCATAGAAAACGGGCTTTTCCTTGCAGCAGTAGCCTTATGCGGCAACATGCCTTTCTTTGTCGAGATAGCGATATTCTTTGATATTTTTGTCTGCGTAATAATACTCGGGATTTTTGTATATAAAATAAACACCTTATTTACTCACATTGACGTGGGTAAATTAACGAAATTAAAAGGCTAGGTTTAAAATGGAAGCTATTCTTATACTCGGGATAATAGTTTTTTTAGCGATCGTCCCGTTATTTTTAAAGGATGCCAGAAAGATCGGCATTTTAAATTCCGCAGGATACTTTGCGGTTATGGTGTTTGCCTTGCACTTAAGCCTTAAACTCCTGAAAGGAACGATTTTATTTTATAATTTCTTCTATCTGGACTCACTGAGCGGTTTTTTTATCCTCTTAACATCAATAATAAGTTTTGCCTCTTCACTCTATTCTATTGAATATATAAGTGCTGACATTGATAACAACACGATATCAAAAAAAGAGTCCAGGTTGTATTATGCTTTATTTAATCTGTTCACATTTACTATGATCTTTGCCACAACGGTAAATAATGTTGGCATAGTCTGGGTTTCTATTGAAATGACAACCCTTGTTTCAGCTTTCTTAGTAGGCTTCTACGGTAAAGAAGAATCAGTTGAAGCTGCCTGGAAGTATATAATCATCTGTTCACTAGGCATATCGCTGGCACTTTTAGGCATAATACTTTTGTATTACACGGTTTCGACTAACGGCGGAATAAGGAGCCTTAACTGGACAGATATGCTTGCTGTTGCCCACAAACTTGACCCTAAGGTTTTAAAGATAGCGTTCATATTTATTCTTGTGGGTTACGGGACTAAAGCAGGCATTGCACCTATGCATACCTGGCTGCCCGATGCCCACAGCCAGGCGCTTACCCCTATAAGCGCACTTTTATCCGGTGTACTTTTAAAAACCGCCCTTTATGCGATACTTAGATTTATAATGATCATAAATAGGCCTCTTGGGCCGGATTTTTCAGGCAACCTTTTGGTCTTTTTCGGGATCTTCTCCCTGGTCATAGCCGCAGGGTTTATCCTGGTGCAAAAAGATATTAAAAGGCTTCTTGCATACCACAGCGTAGAACATATAGGCATTATTTTGTTCGGCTTAGGTATCGGAGGGCCTTTAGGTTTATACGGAGCAATGTTCCACATGTTCAACCACGCTGTTACAAAAGCGCTTATGTTTTTTGGCGCAGGGAACATAGTTAAAAAATATAAAACTCATGATATGCACTTAATGAACGGAATAATAGAATCTATGCCTTTTACCGGATTTTTTGTTATCGCAGGTGCTTTTGCTCTTGCCGGAATGCCGCCTTTCTCGATATTTTTCAGCGAGATCATAATATTGATCTCAGGTTTTATGAAAGGTTCTTATATCTCAAGTTTGATCTACCTGCTGGTTATAGCTTTGATTTTCGGCGCAATAATTTATCATATCATTAAGATTGTTTTCGGGAAAAAACCCGATAATATGAGCATAGCGAAAGAACCTCTAAGCGTAAAATCTGCTTTTATTTTTTTATTCATATTCATTGCTTTTTTCGGTATTACAATGCCTGCATTCTTTGATAAGATCATAAATTCTACAGTTGAAGTGCTCTTAAAAGGATTTTAACATGGACTATAAAGCTGTCTTAAACAAGATCGTGCAGGAATATAAAACCTCTTTTTTAAAAATAGAGCTTTGCCGCCAGGACGAGGCATATCTGACCGTAACTATCCAGGATTTTAATAAAGTATGCCTGGCTCTCCATAAAGAACTCCGCTCCTGTGTAATGACGTTCTTTGCAGTAGACAAAACAAAAGAGTCCGGTTCATTCCACCTTTATTGCGCATTCCAGGGAATTTCATCCCAGACATGGTTTTTTGTTGTCACGAATATTCCTTCAAACAAGCTTGAGTACAACTCCTTATCAAAGGAAATATATTCAGCAAGCCTATTTGAGCGGGAAATAAAAGAGATGTTCGGGCTAATCCCGCTTGGAAACCCGGACCAGAGGATGCTTCACCTGCACGATGAAGTCTGGCCGGCGGGAAATTTCCCTTTAAGAAAGGAATTCGATAAAAATAATTTGAAACCTGGAAACACCGGGATCTACCCTTTCGCAAAAACAGACGGTGAAGGCATATTTGAAGTACCGGTAGGGCCTGTCCATGCAGGGATAATAGGGCCCGGTCATTTCAGGTTCAGCGCTGCAGGAGAACCCATTATAAACCTTGAGATAAGGCTCGGGTTTACGCATAGGGGGGTTGAGAAACTATTTGAAAACAGCCGTCCCGAAGACTGCCTGAAACTTGCGGAATGTATAAGCGGGGATTCGGTTTTTGCCCACACTTTAGCTTTCTGCCATGCGGTTGAAAAGATAGGCGGATATGCCGTACCTGTTAAAGCACAATACCTCAGGTGCCTGTTCCTTGAGCTTGAAAGGATGTATAACCATGTTAATACAATAGGAGGCATAGCTCTTGACGTGGGTTTCAGCTTTCCTTCGGCACATGCCTCGGTCATAAAAGAGTCTATACTTTCTTTAAACGATAAATTTACGCAGAGCAGGTACCTTAAAGGAGTAAATGTCATCGGAGGGGTTTCTAAAGACATCCCCAAAGACAGCTTAGGTCCTTTACTGCAATCTATCGAAGCCGTTTCAAAAGATTTTAATGAATTGAAGGAGATGCTTTTATCGAGCTCTTCTTTCATGGACAGGGTTGATACGGCAGGTATCCTGGACAAAAAAACAGCGGAAGATATAGGCATAATCGGCCTTGCGGCAAGGGCCTCAGGACTAAAAAACGATCTAAGAAAGGATTTTCCCGGAGTTTATCAATATCTTGAATTCAAACAGGCAAAGCAAACCAGGGGCGATGTCCTTTCAAGATTGAATGTAAGGATTGAGGAATTTGAAGAGTCAATAAAAATAATCGGACAGTGCGCCGCAGCTCTTAGACAAGGGGAGCTTTTCACAAAACAAGCGGCAGCAAAAAAATCAGGGTATGCTCTTGGGTATTGCGAAGGCTCTA
This genomic window contains:
- a CDS encoding hydrogenase 4 subunit F; translated protein: MEAILILGIIVFLAIVPLFLKDARKIGILNSAGYFAVMVFALHLSLKLLKGTILFYNFFYLDSLSGFFILLTSIISFASSLYSIEYISADIDNNTISKKESRLYYALFNLFTFTMIFATTVNNVGIVWVSIEMTTLVSAFLVGFYGKEESVEAAWKYIIICSLGISLALLGIILLYYTVSTNGGIRSLNWTDMLAVAHKLDPKVLKIAFIFILVGYGTKAGIAPMHTWLPDAHSQALTPISALLSGVLLKTALYAILRFIMIINRPLGPDFSGNLLVFFGIFSLVIAAGFILVQKDIKRLLAYHSVEHIGIILFGLGIGGPLGLYGAMFHMFNHAVTKALMFFGAGNIVKKYKTHDMHLMNGIIESMPFTGFFVIAGAFALAGMPPFSIFFSEIIILISGFMKGSYISSLIYLLVIALIFGAIIYHIIKIVFGKKPDNMSIAKEPLSVKSAFIFLFIFIAFFGITMPAFFDKIINSTVEVLLKGF
- a CDS encoding NADH-quinone oxidoreductase subunit H; translation: MIKITLILFQVLLLITVSPLLSGVIRKIKNTLRMRQGAGIFQPYFNFFKLLSKEEVVSENTSFIFTCTPFIVFGSVTTALFIIPTIASNISFNIMGDVLAVIFLLALGRFFIALAAIDAGSAFGGMGSSREMFIASFTEPVALLALFTVSVTNGSTGMDAISASHPVHLSTVIAGAALFIVMIAETSRLPVDNQETHLELTMVHEAMVLEYSGRSLALIELASHVKQIIFYALIANILIPPGAIAGLGLFEVLTRTTVFALKIFCIGAIAGIVEVSTAKMRLFRVIDFLAFGFVLSFISMIAAVAGF
- a CDS encoding NADH-quinone oxidoreductase subunit C; the protein is MDYKAVLNKIVQEYKTSFLKIELCRQDEAYLTVTIQDFNKVCLALHKELRSCVMTFFAVDKTKESGSFHLYCAFQGISSQTWFFVVTNIPSNKLEYNSLSKEIYSASLFEREIKEMFGLIPLGNPDQRMLHLHDEVWPAGNFPLRKEFDKNNLKPGNTGIYPFAKTDGEGIFEVPVGPVHAGIIGPGHFRFSAAGEPIINLEIRLGFTHRGVEKLFENSRPEDCLKLAECISGDSVFAHTLAFCHAVEKIGGYAVPVKAQYLRCLFLELERMYNHVNTIGGIALDVGFSFPSAHASVIKESILSLNDKFTQSRYLKGVNVIGGVSKDIPKDSLGPLLQSIEAVSKDFNELKEMLLSSSSFMDRVDTAGILDKKTAEDIGIIGLAARASGLKNDLRKDFPGVYQYLEFKQAKQTRGDVLSRLNVRIEEFEESIKIIGQCAAALRQGELFTKQAAAKKSGYALGYCEGSRGPVLYWLMLGESGLIERCKITDPSFHNWQGLSYAAPGNIIPDFPLCNKSFDLSYPGNDL